In the Candidatus Chlamydia sanziniae genome, CAAGGGATTTTAAGTCCCTAGTGTCTACCATTCCACCATCTGAGCAATAAAAGAGGGTTATTTAAGTAAAAAAAACTGATTCCCTAAGAGAAAGAACCTAAATAAAGCCCACAAGAATTATAAAAGATTTTATCATAGGACTTCTTCTAGATCAAGATCTTTTAGAATTTGGCATGCAGAAGAGATTGTATACTTCCTTAATCTAAAAAATTGGGGAAAAGAACACCCAAAAACTAAAACTCTTCTTCCGAAGAGAAAGAATTTTGTGAAGATATATCTACTTTTTCTAAGGAACATGAAGAGGCTTGTCCTGTTTCTTCTTCAGGAAAGAGCACAACATCATCTCCTGACAATAAGACGTTAATCACTTCACTACTTTCTTTAACCAAAGCTTGTAGGGATTCTTCAAGATCTGCGGAGGTAATTTCGGGGTCTACGACAACTTGTGAAATTACTTCGGATATTAATTTTGTAGGTGGAGGCAATAAGGAGAATTTTTTTTGTTCATTCAATTCTGCCTCTTGAGCTTCTTCCCAAAGTTCTTCAGTAACAGTGTCTAGGATCTCTTGAGATGCTCCGGTAATCTCAGCGATTTCTTTATGGGTTCTTCTACGGCCTTGTTTTTTCTTCTCTTTCCACTTATCCCCTTTAAAGGATTCCTTACTGTTACGTATTTCCTTTTTTTCCTTCTTAGCAGAAGAAGAAACAACTTCTGTACATTCCTCAGAAACATCCTGCGCAGGCTTCTCGTCAGGAACAGTCGTAGGTATTGTTGTAGATTTCGTTAGCTTTATCAAAGCTTCCCTACCACCAGCGATCTTAACACTACGATCTAGCCCAATAGCTTTTAAGTTAATTTTAGTGTCACGAATTTCCATGACTTCATAATCGCCCGCGGGAACAATAAATGGTTTACTATGATCACAATTCCGAAAAAAACAAATACTTCCCAAAGAAATTACTTCTATAGCTTCAACAATAAAAGGATCTTGGGAAAAGTGTTTAGTATTTCTTACAGATAGTTTATACCCTTCTCGAGAAGTGATTACAGTTTCAATGACGGGATCTCTTGTAAAATACACGAATATAACCTTTTATTTAGAGTTTTTTTGCTACATACTCTAATAAATCCACTACACGCGTAGCATATCCTATTTCGTTGTCATACCACGAGATAAGTTTAAAAAAGCGTTCGTTTAAGGCCATGCCAGCCAAAGCGTCAAATATAGAAGAATACTCTGATCCTATATAATCCGAAGAAACGACTTGTTCATCAGTATAGTCTAAAATGCCTTTTAAATTAGTCTTTGCAGCGTACTTCATCACAGTACAGATTTCATCATATGTTGTAGATTTTTCTAATCTTACAGTAAGGTCAACCACCGATACATCTGCAACGGGAACGCGGAAGGCCATGCCTGTTAACTTCCCTTTCAATTCAGGTAAGCACAAAATTACTGCTTTCGCAGCTCCTGTCTCAGCAGGAATGATATTTTGCAGACACCCACGCCCTCCGCGCCAATCCTTTTTAGAAGGTCCATCAACTACGGGTTGAGATGCTGTCGCAGCATGCACTGTTGTCATGAGTCCTTCTGTAATTCCAAAATTATCCAAGAGAACTTTAACTATAGTAGCCAAGCAATTGGTTGTACAAGAGGCATTAGAAATAATAATGTCCGTTTGTGGATTGAATTTTTCATGGTTTACACCCATGACAAATGTAGGAATGTCGCCTTTACCAGGAGCGGAAATAAGGACACGTTTAGCGCCCGAAGTTAGATGTTGTGCAGCATTTTCTTTTTTAGTGAACAATCCTGAGCTCTCAACAACCATATCAATGTTCATGTCTTTCCAAGGAAGGTTTTGAACATTACGCTCTGATAAAAATTGAATTTTGTGTTGACCAAAGATTAAACAATCACTCTCATTCTCATAACGTACATCACCCGGAAAACGACCGTGCGTAGAATCGTGTTTAAATAAGTAAGTCAAAGCATCGCCAGAAATCAAATCATTAACAGCCACAACGTCTAGAGAAGTATTTCTTCGTAAGATTTGTCTCAAAACCAATCTTCCAATACGCCCAAAACCATTAATTGCAATTCTCATTACTTACCCCTACACTCAGTGCTCAAAGAGATTCACTCTAGCTAGCTAAAAATTCTATAATACACTTTTGGGCATTATCACCAATTCTATTTTGTAATTTTAAAATGCGAGTGTACCCACCACTTCTTTCTACAAAACGACTGCGTAAATTTTCAAATAATTTCTTAATGACTAACCGATCTACATTATAAACCGAAGCATCACCACCTTTAGCTTGACGAGCTTCTTTAGATGTTAACGGATTGTATCGCACCATAAGCCTAGCCACTGCCAATCGTCGTGCTGCCAAAGTATTTTTCTTGGCTAGGGTAATCATTTTATCGGCATGGCGACGTAGTTCTTTCGCTTTAGGCACTGTAGTTTCAATTTTCTCATAATGAATTAAAGATTTTAACATATTGGCTAACATACAACGATTGTGTGAGGAAGTACGACCCACTCTAAATTTTTTTCTAGCATGTTGCATAAGACTTCCTATCCTTTGGTATTTTTAGTTCGAATTTTTTCAGCATACCATTTCATCTTCTCTTTCACATTGTCTAATCCCACACCAAACTGAGCAAGATCCATCCCCAACTCAAGTTTCATTTCTTTTAATTTATTCTTAATTTCACACAGAGATTTTTTGCCAAAGTTCCTAAATTGCAACAATCTAGGTTCTGGCATAATGACTAGCTCTCCGATAGTTTCAATATTTGCATTAGACAAACAATTTGTTGATCGTACAGATAACTCAATTTCGTTAATTCCCAAAATAAGCTTATGAAGAATGTCGTCTTTATTTTCTTTTTCAATAGAAACAGCTTCTTCAAACACTATTTTCTTTTCATCCATATTTTCAAAAATAGAAAAATGCTTAGTTAAAATCTGTGTGGAAAAAGCTAACGCTTCTTTAGGAGATACGCGCCCATCAGTTTCTACGTATAAGACTAAACGGTCAAAGTCAGTATCCTGACCTACACGTGTATCTTCTACAAAATAATTCACCAAAGTCACAGGAGAAAAAGCTGCATCTAAAACAATTTCGTATACACCTTTATCTTCAAGAATAATCCTTTCTGAAGGAGTGTAGCCTCTACCGAAGGCTATGCGTAAAAGCACTTCAGATTGTAGTGGCTTAGTTACAGTAAACATAACTTGATTTGGATTTACTGCTTCAAAGTCTCCTTGTTGCAATAAATCTGCCAAAGTAACTGATTTTTGACCCTGTGCTGCCGCCAAATCAGAAGCATCTATAGAAATTTGAGTTTTTATTATCTGCGTAGATCGCCCTAAAGAAGTATCTTGCATAGGGTACTTCTTTAGTAGGGCACCTTTTAAATTAAGAACAATATTTGTGACATCTTCGACAATACCATCCATTGCCATATACTCATGCAAAACCCCAGTCATAGTAAATGAGATAATTGCAGGGGCTTCCAGCCCAATAAGCAATGCACGTCGCAAGGCATTCCCCAAGGTATGGCCCATGCCCCGCTCCAAAGGCTCAGCAATAAAGCGTGCATACTTATCTATTGGGAAACCTTCGACAGGAAAGACCTTAACTGTATCTGGTAATTCAAACTTATCGTAAAGTAAATTTTGTGAGTTATCTGACATTCCTTTCTCCTTACCCTAACCCTTACACTCTGCGCCTTTTTCTTGGTCGACAACCATTATGAGGAACAGGAGTTTCATCACGGATAATAGAAACAACTAAACCCACAGCTATTAGAGCACGCACAGCAGATTCTCGCCCTGCTCCAGTACCCTTTAAGCAAACCTCAACTTCTTTCAATCCAGAGTTCATGGCAGTTTTTGCTGCATCTTGAGCCGCAACTGTAGCAGCAAAAGCAGAGGATTTCCGCGAACCAGAGTATCCAACTTTACCTGCTGAAGCCCAAGAAATTACATTACCTGCAGGATCAGTTATAGATACTATTGTATTATTAAAAGTAGCTTTAACATGAACAATACCTGAAGGAATGTTCTTTAACTGTTTTCTTTTTATGCTTTTTTTTGCCTGCGCTTGATTTTTAACCAAAACACAACTCCTATTAACAATTATTTCTTCTTACCTGCGACTGTTTTTCGCTTACCTTTTCGAGTGCGTGAATTTGTTTTTGTACGCTGTCCACGCACAGGCAATGAAAGCCTATGTCTCTGACCACGATAAGAATGTATCGCAATCAATCTTTTAATATCTGATT is a window encoding:
- a CDS encoding DNA-directed RNA polymerase subunit alpha codes for the protein MSDNSQNLLYDKFELPDTVKVFPVEGFPIDKYARFIAEPLERGMGHTLGNALRRALLIGLEAPAIISFTMTGVLHEYMAMDGIVEDVTNIVLNLKGALLKKYPMQDTSLGRSTQIIKTQISIDASDLAAAQGQKSVTLADLLQQGDFEAVNPNQVMFTVTKPLQSEVLLRIAFGRGYTPSERIILEDKGVYEIVLDAAFSPVTLVNYFVEDTRVGQDTDFDRLVLYVETDGRVSPKEALAFSTQILTKHFSIFENMDEKKIVFEEAVSIEKENKDDILHKLILGINEIELSVRSTNCLSNANIETIGELVIMPEPRLLQFRNFGKKSLCEIKNKLKEMKLELGMDLAQFGVGLDNVKEKMKWYAEKIRTKNTKG
- the rpsK gene encoding 30S ribosomal protein S11 — its product is MVKNQAQAKKSIKRKQLKNIPSGIVHVKATFNNTIVSITDPAGNVISWASAGKVGYSGSRKSSAFAATVAAQDAAKTAMNSGLKEVEVCLKGTGAGRESAVRALIAVGLVVSIIRDETPVPHNGCRPRKRRRV
- the gap gene encoding type I glyceraldehyde-3-phosphate dehydrogenase, whose protein sequence is MRIAINGFGRIGRLVLRQILRRNTSLDVVAVNDLISGDALTYLFKHDSTHGRFPGDVRYENESDCLIFGQHKIQFLSERNVQNLPWKDMNIDMVVESSGLFTKKENAAQHLTSGAKRVLISAPGKGDIPTFVMGVNHEKFNPQTDIIISNASCTTNCLATIVKVLLDNFGITEGLMTTVHAATASQPVVDGPSKKDWRGGRGCLQNIIPAETGAAKAVILCLPELKGKLTGMAFRVPVADVSVVDLTVRLEKSTTYDEICTVMKYAAKTNLKGILDYTDEQVVSSDYIGSEYSSIFDALAGMALNERFFKLISWYDNEIGYATRVVDLLEYVAKKL
- the rplQ gene encoding 50S ribosomal protein L17, with product MQHARKKFRVGRTSSHNRCMLANMLKSLIHYEKIETTVPKAKELRRHADKMITLAKKNTLAARRLAVARLMVRYNPLTSKEARQAKGGDASVYNVDRLVIKKLFENLRSRFVERSGGYTRILKLQNRIGDNAQKCIIEFLAS
- the grgA gene encoding GrgA family transcription factor; the protein is MYFTRDPVIETVITSREGYKLSVRNTKHFSQDPFIVEAIEVISLGSICFFRNCDHSKPFIVPAGDYEVMEIRDTKINLKAIGLDRSVKIAGGREALIKLTKSTTIPTTVPDEKPAQDVSEECTEVVSSSAKKEKKEIRNSKESFKGDKWKEKKKQGRRRTHKEIAEITGASQEILDTVTEELWEEAQEAELNEQKKFSLLPPPTKLISEVISQVVVDPEITSADLEESLQALVKESSEVINVLLSGDDVVLFPEEETGQASSCSLEKVDISSQNSFSSEEEF